Below is a genomic region from Desulfobacter sp..
GGGGATTGAAGTCCGTAAATAGATCATACGGTTTTTTATGGCAGATCCGGGTTAGCCCGCATATTCCTCAAATTGCCAGTTTCTGACCTTCAGGTTATGAAACGTTCGGGTTAGATATGATCCAGAACAGACCCGGCAATGGCATCAATATCCAGGCTCAGGTCAACCGCCCCTGTTTTTATTGCCTCCTTGGGCATGCCGTAAACCACAGACGAGTTTTCATTCTGTGCGATGTTGAATGATCCGGCCGCTTTCATGGCGCTCATGCCGGCGGCCCCGTCAGATCCCATGCCCGTGAGGATGACGCCCAGGGCATTGGCTCCGGCATACCGGGCCACGGATAAAAAAAGAACATCCACTGCCGGCCGCTGGTGATGAACCATGGGGCCGTCTTTGATCCGCACGTAGTACCGGGAACCGCTTCGTCTGAGCAGCATGTGGAAATTGCCCGGGGCGATCAGGGCCTGGCCGTTGAATACCGTATCCCCGTCCCTGGCCTCTTTGACCCGTATTTTACACAATTTGTCCAGCCGTCTGGCATAGGAGGCCGTGAACTGGGCCGGCATGTGCTGAACCACCAATACGCCGGGGGCAGTTGCAGGGAAACGGGTGAGCACCTTTAAAATCGCCTCGGTCCCCCCGGTGGAGGCTCCAATGGCAATGAGCTTGGACGAGGTGGCTGACAACGACCTGTTCCATCGGGAGCCCACTTGTTTCACCGGGGAAATCGGCTTGATTTTTGCCCGGGCTGCGGCCTTGATTTTCCGGGCCAGGTCAGTGCTCATTTCGCCGACAGAATAGGCTGAACCCGGTTTTGAAATCACATTCACCGCACCTGCGGCAAAGGCATCCATGGCCGTCCGGCTGCCCTTGTCCGCCAGGGAGGAAATCACAATCACAGGCAGGGGGTGAAACTGCATCAGTTTTTTTAAAAAGGAGATCCCGTCCATCCGGTCCATTTCAATGTCCAGGGTCACCACATCCGGCTTGAGCCTGAGAATTTTGCCCCGGGCCACGTAGGGGTCCGGAGCCGTACCAATCACATGGATCCCGGGCTTGGCAGAAAGTTCTCTGGAAAGCAGTTTTCTGACAATGGCAGAATCATCAACTATCAATACTGAAATCGGGTTCAACCGTTGGGATCTCCAAGGCTATTGAGTTTTACACGGGCAATGAGGATATCATCGAGGGTGTGGAGTGTGACAGAGGCATCTGTATTGTCCTGCCCTGGATCAGAAAGGATTTCAGGAATGCCCAGGCCCATATAGGATGTGTTGTCCACCCGGGTCAGGGCGTTGCCCGCAATCATGTTCAAGGCTTCTTTCAGGGTGCCGTCCACGTGGGCCTCACTCAGGGTGCTGATGTCCTGGCCCATGAAATTTTCAGTCATGGTATTTAAAAGGGAGGGGGGAATGCTCAAGAAAATACTGCCTGAAAAATTACCGGAAAAGCTGGCGGCAGCCGTCTTCATCTCTGGCGGGCTGTGATCCGGCTTCAGGGGGGAGCTTCGGTTAAACTCTTCAAGGGTCAGAAAAAACATGGTTTCCATGACCTCAAAAATCGAATTCTTCACCTGTTTCATCAATTTGTTCTTCATCAATATGTTCTCCCAATAATTCAATGAGCAGGTCTCTTAGCTGTTCAGGGGAAAAGGGCTTTTTTATATATCCGGCTGCACCCTGGTTAATGATCTGGGTCACTTTTTCAACACTGCCCTCGGTGCTGATGACAATGACCGGGATTTTTTCC
It encodes:
- a CDS encoding chemotaxis response regulator protein-glutamate methylesterase yields the protein MNPISVLIVDDSAIVRKLLSRELSAKPGIHVIGTAPDPYVARGKILRLKPDVVTLDIEMDRMDGISFLKKLMQFHPLPVIVISSLADKGSRTAMDAFAAGAVNVISKPGSAYSVGEMSTDLARKIKAAARAKIKPISPVKQVGSRWNRSLSATSSKLIAIGASTGGTEAILKVLTRFPATAPGVLVVQHMPAQFTASYARRLDKLCKIRVKEARDGDTVFNGQALIAPGNFHMLLRRSGSRYYVRIKDGPMVHHQRPAVDVLFLSVARYAGANALGVILTGMGSDGAAGMSAMKAAGSFNIAQNENSSVVYGMPKEAIKTGAVDLSLDIDAIAGSVLDHI
- a CDS encoding chemotaxis protein CheX yields the protein MKNKLMKQVKNSIFEVMETMFFLTLEEFNRSSPLKPDHSPPEMKTAAASFSGNFSGSIFLSIPPSLLNTMTENFMGQDISTLSEAHVDGTLKEALNMIAGNALTRVDNTSYMGLGIPEILSDPGQDNTDASVTLHTLDDILIARVKLNSLGDPNG